A genomic region of Pseudopipra pipra isolate bDixPip1 chromosome W, bDixPip1.hap1, whole genome shotgun sequence contains the following coding sequences:
- the LOC135404947 gene encoding maestro heat-like repeat-containing protein family member 7: MWKTLISSSWTKEPVLQILFHVLEYWPAHRRRTSDGDERDVFALAATVALWEILQLSHSWCPSAVKDNFPRLLLTLLFQVFISTEEMSEEVETFWRRCREQRSLPPNPNRFAVQTVKALLRQLLDEDVLMAIGRKCGWDMLLKADSHHYAVGLLARELCHVSCSFGRSIAVSLLPRLSRGEPLWELPALAFLVEVLHCLIPRQYGPSILQIISRHLRSQCPERRRLALRGLVVLSKAPSMAKSIRSLNESLLELLQDADTDAVEMTLTVFINVLGLKIIQISSPIALKLLEALRPLFDNEHSQLQQLSMLLFREVMEATERSKSLKPHVYLSLVPFYFNWHDENQRVAEASRRALFGAARFLKWRDLENLVTMEQPWRFPECLLEKDRSRVGQYVRQALPFLESPEEPLRKLAIKFLGIAARSMKQEQPEMQLICQALQDITDDSPAISDLARQTLHIIRAVRRTSFFPFW; the protein is encoded by the exons ATGTGGAAGACGCTCATCTCCTCCAGCTGGACTAAGGAGCCAgtgctgcagatcctcttccatgtgctggaatactggccagcgcacaggagacgcacctctgatggggatgagagggatgtctttgccctggct gcaactgtggcactctgggagatcctccagctgtcccactcctggtgcCCAAGTGCAGTGAAGGACAATTTCCCGCGcctccttctgactctgctcttccaagttttcatcagcacagaggagatgtcagaggaggtcgagaccttctggaggcgatgccgggagcagcgcagccttccccccaaccccaacag gtttgcagtgcagactgttaaagccctgctgcgccagctgctggatgaggacgtGCTGATGGCGATCGGTcgcaagtgtggctgggacatgctcctcaaagctgacagccaccactatgcagtgggtctgctggccag ggagctgtgccatgTCTCCTGCTCCTTCGGTCGCAGCATCGCCGTCAGCCTGCTCCCGCGGCTCAGCAGGGGAGAGCCcctgtgggaactgcctgccctggcgttcctggtggag gtcctgcactgcctgatCCCCAGACAATATGGGCCCAGCATCCTGCAGATTATTTCCAGGCACCTGCGCAGTCAGTGCCCGGAGAGGCGTCGCCTGGCGCTCCGaggcctggtggtgctcagcaaGGCTCCCTcaatg gctaAGAGCATCCGGAGCCTGAAtgaaagcctcctggagctactgcaggatgcagacacgGACGCGGTTGAGATGACTCTCACTGTGTTCATCAATGTGCTGGGCTTGAAAATCATCCAAATATCCAGCCCAATAGCCCTGAAGTTGCTTGAGGCGCTGCGGCCACTCTTTGAcaac gagcacagccagctgcagcagctctccatgctcctcTTCCGGGAGGTGATGGAAGCGACAGAGAGGAGCAAGAGCCTAAAGCCACACGTGTACCTGAGTCTGGTGCCATTCTACTTCAACTGGCACGATGAGAACCAgcgtgtggcagag gcctctcggagagcactgtttggtgCAGCCAGGTTCCTGAAGTGGAGGGATCTTGAGAACTTGGTGACCATGGAGCAGCCGTGGAGGTTTCCcgagtgcctg ctggaaaaggacaggagccgagTGGGCCAGTACGTGCGCCAGGCCCTGCCgttcctggagagcccagaggagcccctgcgaaagctggccatcaagtttctgg ggatcgccgccaggtccatgaagcaggagcagccagagatgcagctcatctgccaag cccttcaaGACATCACTGATGACAGCCCTGCCATCTCAGACCTGGCCCGTCAAACGCTCCACATCATCAGAGCTGTACGGAGAACTTCATTCTTCCCATTCTGGTAG